The following are from one region of the Pocillopora verrucosa isolate sample1 chromosome 3, ASM3666991v2, whole genome shotgun sequence genome:
- the LOC131777003 gene encoding multiple coagulation factor deficiency protein 2 homolog, giving the protein MFPPKSTISWGGRSKFCWFIIAVMAANCEGAKDKKRAQEVLEIQAHDSHHLKEHLMEQMGMDEEAAIKYLNETKGEVQFFLMHDYDNNSKLDGLELFQGLSHHDHSQDEKDDHESSKIAEDEMATFVDTILEDQDRNDDGYIDYPEFVHSFRPTSGHSGGS; this is encoded by the exons ATGTTTCCTCCAAAATCAACCATATCGTGGGGTGGAAGATCTAAATTTTGTTGGTTCATTATTGCTGTCATGGCTGCGAATTGCGAAGGTGCAAAAGACAAGAAAAGGGCGCAAGAGGTTTTAGAAATTCAAGCTCACGATTCACA CCATCTAAAGGAACATCTGATGGAACAAATGGGAATGGATGAAGAAGCAGCAATCAAATACTTGAAT GAAACCAAGGGAGAGGTTCAGTTCTTCTTGATGCATGACTATGATAATAACAGCAAGTTGGATGGTCTTGAGTTGTTTCAAGGTCTCTCGCATCATGACCATTCCCAGGACGAGAAAG ATGATCACGAGTCAAGCAAAATTGCGGAGGACGAAATGGCAACTTTCGTCGACACAATCTTAGAAGACCAGGACCGCAATGACGATGGGTATATCGACTACCCCGAGTTTGTGCACTCTTTCCGTCCAACTTCAGGGCACAGTGGAGGTTCATAA